From the Lolium perenne isolate Kyuss_39 unplaced genomic scaffold, Kyuss_2.0 unplaced28, whole genome shotgun sequence genome, one window contains:
- the LOC127334201 gene encoding probable ribonuclease P/MRP protein subunit POP5, with amino-acid sequence MVHFKNRYMVMEVFIDVGRGEVDPVILTQFNITKVIRDSIQLNFGECGLAASLGSLQVKYVNPLTKLCVIRVSREDHQKVWAAITMVRSIGKIPVSFNLLDVSGTIRASKKTALECEEAKFEQYKLSAGDRITPEIIESVKNCLDKLRGLDS; translated from the exons ATGGTTCATTTCAAGAACAGGTATATGGTGATGGAGGTTTTCATCGACGTGGGCAGAGGAGAGGTTGACCCCGTCATCCTCACCCAGTTTAACATAACCAAAGTGATCAGAGACAGCATCCAGCTCAACTTTGGGGAGTGTGGCCTAGCTGCATCTCTCGGATCATTACAAG TGAAGTATGTAAATCCTCTGACAAAGCTTTGCGTAATCCGAGTGTCGCGTGAAGATCACCAGAAAGTCTGGGCTGCTATCACAATGGTGCGGAGCATTGGGAAGATCCCTGTGTCCTTCAACCTCTTGGATGTGAGCG GAACTATCAGGGCATCCAAGAAAACTGCCTTGGAGTGCGAAGAAGCGAAGTTTGAGCAGTACAAGTTGTCTGCTGGTGATCGTATCACACCAGAGATTATTGAGTCCGTGAAGAATTGCCTTGACAAGTTAAGAGGGTTAGACAGTTAG